The proteins below come from a single Mucilaginibacter mali genomic window:
- a CDS encoding HRDC domain-containing protein, whose amino-acid sequence MLLVLYAWRNLFTSRFSPRRFCTLAADMENPLLELARAYVETTNTIVFLTGKAGTGKTTLLREIRQTSKKRLAIVAPTGVAAINAGGMTIHSLFQLPFGPMLPNQPDRPEQSYNAEKRELLQSLELLIIDEISMVRPDVLDQIDLILRNLRGNRYCFGGVQLLLIGDLAQLSPIVRGEEWALLRPYYATPYFFSARVLAQNAFVRIELDKVYRQSDPVFVDILNAMRDQQVSADKLARLNERYIPAFEPATDEPYITLTTHNRMAQQLNSERLGALPGNVMDYKATIRGEFPADAYPTETNLELKTGAQVMFVKNDSSAEKRYYNGKIGTVIKLEPDTVYVATPDGREIAVQALEWTNVKYQADGEQISESNAGSFAQIPLKLAWAITIHKSQGLTFDKAIIDVSEAFTHGQAYVALSRCRSLEGLVLRNPVNDRNIIADPAVLRFNREAEQHRPDQNTLAQHREDYRLFLLTELFNFSELRYRLKKFEALLPDFEQAVFAVAEKLPAKLPQYADERIRNAAGYFDDKFKTAITKLHEQLTAFVGTSKEMAGKADELLRWLLTRSEQLEVFCQLPFTAEAYLNLQRKGKASLSFSLLKQLNAKSNEALAEQLINWRNEAAQQEGVLANMLFSEQTLFAIAAKLPQNLKALGAIKGVGAEKSARYGAAILTLIRAYQQEGTGAADQVSLF is encoded by the coding sequence TTGCTGTTAGTACTTTATGCCTGGCGCAATTTATTCACATCCCGTTTTTCACCACGCCGCTTTTGTACCTTAGCCGCTGATATGGAGAACCCTTTACTGGAACTTGCACGCGCCTATGTGGAAACCACAAACACCATTGTTTTCCTTACAGGTAAGGCAGGAACGGGCAAGACAACACTGTTGAGGGAAATTCGCCAAACATCAAAAAAACGACTGGCCATTGTAGCGCCAACCGGTGTAGCGGCCATCAACGCGGGCGGCATGACCATTCACTCGCTGTTCCAATTGCCTTTCGGCCCCATGCTGCCCAATCAGCCCGACAGGCCCGAGCAAAGCTATAACGCCGAAAAGCGCGAACTGCTGCAAAGCCTGGAATTATTGATTATCGATGAGATCAGTATGGTGCGGCCCGATGTGCTGGATCAGATCGATCTCATCCTGCGCAACCTGCGCGGTAACCGGTATTGCTTTGGCGGCGTGCAATTGCTGCTGATTGGCGATCTGGCGCAGCTAAGCCCCATAGTGCGTGGCGAAGAATGGGCGCTGTTGAGGCCTTATTACGCCACGCCCTACTTCTTCAGCGCGCGGGTGCTTGCGCAAAACGCCTTTGTGCGTATTGAACTGGATAAGGTGTACCGCCAAAGCGACCCCGTATTTGTCGATATCCTGAACGCCATGCGCGATCAGCAAGTATCGGCAGATAAGCTGGCCCGCCTGAACGAACGTTATATCCCGGCTTTTGAACCGGCGACTGATGAGCCGTATATCACGCTCACTACCCACAACCGCATGGCGCAGCAGCTTAACAGTGAGCGGCTTGGGGCATTGCCGGGTAATGTGATGGATTATAAAGCTACCATCCGCGGAGAATTCCCGGCTGATGCCTATCCCACGGAAACCAACCTGGAGTTAAAGACCGGCGCGCAGGTGATGTTTGTAAAAAACGATAGTTCGGCCGAGAAGCGGTATTATAACGGCAAGATTGGCACGGTTATCAAGCTTGAGCCGGATACCGTTTACGTGGCTACGCCCGATGGCCGGGAGATAGCCGTGCAAGCCCTGGAGTGGACCAACGTAAAATACCAGGCCGATGGCGAGCAGATAAGCGAGAGTAATGCCGGCAGCTTCGCGCAGATACCGCTGAAGCTGGCCTGGGCCATCACCATCCATAAAAGCCAGGGCCTTACTTTTGATAAAGCTATTATTGATGTGAGCGAGGCTTTTACGCATGGACAAGCCTATGTAGCGTTGAGCCGCTGCCGCTCGCTGGAGGGCCTGGTGCTGCGCAACCCGGTAAACGACCGCAACATAATAGCCGACCCGGCCGTGCTGCGCTTTAACCGCGAAGCCGAACAGCATCGCCCGGACCAGAATACGTTGGCGCAACACCGTGAGGATTACCGACTGTTTTTGCTGACGGAACTATTTAACTTTAGCGAGTTGAGATATCGGCTAAAAAAATTTGAAGCCCTGCTGCCCGATTTCGAACAGGCAGTTTTTGCCGTAGCTGAAAAGCTACCCGCCAAACTTCCGCAATATGCAGATGAGCGCATCCGCAACGCGGCGGGTTATTTCGACGATAAGTTTAAGACAGCTATTACCAAGCTTCATGAACAGCTGACTGCCTTTGTTGGTACATCAAAGGAAATGGCCGGCAAGGCTGATGAACTGCTGCGCTGGCTGCTGACGAGATCGGAGCAATTAGAAGTATTTTGCCAATTACCGTTTACGGCAGAGGCTTACCTTAATTTACAGCGTAAAGGCAAGGCCAGCCTCAGCTTTTCGTTACTGAAGCAACTAAACGCCAAGTCCAACGAAGCGCTTGCCGAACAACTCATCAACTGGCGGAATGAAGCCGCGCAACAGGAGGGGGTACTTGCCAATATGCTTTTCTCCGAACAAACGCTATTTGCCATAGCCGCTAAACTGCCGCAAAACCTAAAGGCGCTTGGCGCGATAAAGGGCGTTGGCGCGGAGAAGTCGGCCCGTTATGGCGCGGCCATTTTAACGCTTATTCGTGCTTACCAGCAGGAGGGGACCGGCGCGGCCGACCAGGTTAGCTTGTTTTAA
- a CDS encoding PP2C family protein-serine/threonine phosphatase, translating into MADQFYGLTDTGKERSNNEDAFIARQSPDGRFIIACVIDGVGGYKGGEVAAALAREAILQRLAQPSGEIIPMLLDSFNQANQSILAGKKEVKEHDSMACVATLALADTEKNQFYYVHVGDTRLYLLRDRSLVKITHDQSFVGFLEDSGRLDEKAAMAHPKRNEINKALGFEINLSGDTDYVETGQSPFLPGDMLLLCSDGLTDMVPAGEISDILNNNDGLKDKCHDLVAAANHNGGKDNITVALVKNAKQASSHEATRPVSGQKKTELKAANEPAITNVPLTAERGAAKVKGNIPVLIFALMALIFLCTTIWQYIQRQKATQPGATPAQTDTPVIKPANAQEAKLQATINGLKGNVLLLVDTAFKSPVKISRAIVIDKDSLFIKTKGNVQLLCDSGYTGAAISLTPKCKLVMLDSLAITGFKTGVVAYNTALLLKNMRFTNCGTTVQNRFTAQGKYTNGGVPANVFKVDSIPVTPHKQK; encoded by the coding sequence ATGGCTGATCAATTTTACGGCCTGACCGATACCGGTAAGGAACGCAGCAACAACGAGGATGCTTTTATCGCCCGGCAAAGCCCCGACGGCCGCTTTATTATTGCCTGCGTTATTGACGGGGTAGGTGGTTATAAAGGCGGCGAAGTGGCGGCCGCGCTGGCCAGGGAGGCCATACTGCAAAGGCTGGCACAACCATCTGGCGAGATCATCCCCATGCTGCTGGATAGCTTTAACCAGGCCAACCAAAGTATACTGGCCGGTAAAAAGGAGGTAAAGGAGCACGATAGCATGGCCTGTGTAGCCACGCTTGCCCTGGCCGATACAGAAAAGAATCAATTTTACTACGTGCACGTTGGCGATACCCGCTTGTACCTGCTGCGCGACCGCTCGCTGGTGAAGATCACGCACGATCAATCATTCGTGGGTTTTTTAGAGGATTCGGGTAGATTGGATGAAAAAGCTGCCATGGCGCATCCCAAGCGTAATGAAATTAATAAAGCCCTGGGCTTCGAGATCAATTTATCGGGCGATACGGATTATGTAGAGACCGGGCAATCGCCGTTTTTACCGGGCGATATGCTGCTGCTTTGCAGCGATGGCTTAACAGATATGGTGCCCGCCGGCGAGATCTCGGATATCCTGAACAATAATGACGGTTTAAAAGACAAATGCCACGACCTGGTTGCCGCGGCCAACCATAACGGCGGCAAGGATAACATTACCGTGGCGCTGGTGAAAAACGCCAAACAGGCATCATCGCACGAGGCTACCAGGCCGGTAAGCGGTCAAAAAAAAACGGAGCTAAAAGCTGCTAACGAACCCGCCATAACCAATGTGCCCTTAACCGCCGAAAGGGGGGCGGCTAAAGTGAAAGGCAATATCCCGGTACTCATCTTCGCCCTGATGGCGCTGATATTTTTGTGTACCACCATTTGGCAATATATACAAAGGCAAAAGGCCACGCAACCCGGAGCAACGCCGGCACAAACAGATACACCCGTGATAAAACCGGCCAATGCGCAGGAGGCGAAATTGCAGGCCACTATTAATGGCTTAAAGGGAAATGTGCTGTTGCTGGTGGATACCGCCTTTAAATCGCCGGTTAAGATCAGTAGGGCAATTGTGATAGATAAGGATAGCCTGTTTATTAAAACAAAGGGAAATGTGCAGCTATTGTGCGATAGCGGCTACACCGGCGCGGCTATATCGCTTACGCCCAAATGTAAACTGGTGATGCTGGACAGCCTGGCCATCACTGGCTTTAAAACAGGGGTCGTTGCCTATAATACGGCCTTGTTGCTGAAGAATATGAGGTTTACCAATTGCGGCACTACGGTTCAAAACAGGTTTACCGCGCAGGGTAAGTACACCAACGGCGGTGTACCGGCCAATGTTTTTAAAGTTGATTCCATTCCTGTAACACCCCATAAGCAAAAATGA
- a CDS encoding serine/threonine-protein kinase, which produces MSKVFTITDGLENMGALRTGGQGSVYKGRRIGPIISAVKILPTPIHTESTDDKNYRNFLNEVEKLKKVNEVPNPNVVKILNSGITESGSFPFIEMEFIEGPDLGELLAEPHDKIFTLKEVVKLADQLSCALAHCHGVGVKHGDIKSNNIKFNVHSGNYVLLDFGLSIMSDEQRRSSMRHAGAIEFMAPEQNEGKMEFQTDVYSYGVILYELITGTVPFPLHDNGETSRNTVMLAHMESPVPDMLKLRKQNMPKDWPQKQRDREMRVPAWLLALVYKCLEKKPENRYANGDELHDAIIENSIADIRWEEPAEVTPTVTEQEAKAVVDAGYVNNEADSNMMQISKPVFWGLMLLLIGFMSFTGYALFKNKSGQTDMVAKLRADSIRVADSLNNENNKALAEQQQKDRRDSAIRASIRADIEKRKKEMGEADTSTVDSLQEQPPQ; this is translated from the coding sequence ATGAGCAAAGTATTTACGATAACAGACGGACTTGAGAATATGGGTGCCCTGCGCACCGGCGGACAAGGTTCTGTATATAAAGGGCGACGGATAGGCCCCATCATCTCGGCCGTAAAAATTTTGCCCACGCCCATACATACCGAAAGCACCGACGATAAAAATTATCGCAATTTTTTAAACGAGGTTGAAAAGCTGAAAAAGGTGAACGAAGTGCCCAACCCAAATGTGGTTAAAATACTAAACTCGGGCATTACCGAAAGCGGGTCGTTCCCCTTTATCGAGATGGAGTTTATTGAAGGGCCTGATCTGGGCGAACTACTGGCCGAACCGCACGATAAGATCTTTACCCTGAAAGAAGTGGTAAAACTGGCAGATCAGTTATCCTGCGCGCTGGCGCATTGTCATGGCGTGGGTGTTAAGCACGGCGATATTAAAAGCAATAATATCAAATTCAACGTGCACTCGGGCAATTATGTGCTGCTTGATTTTGGCTTGTCCATCATGAGCGACGAGCAGCGTCGCAGTAGCATGCGCCATGCCGGGGCTATCGAGTTTATGGCGCCTGAGCAAAACGAGGGCAAAATGGAGTTCCAAACCGATGTGTACAGCTATGGAGTGATCTTATACGAACTGATAACCGGTACGGTGCCCTTTCCGTTGCACGATAACGGGGAAACATCGCGCAATACGGTAATGCTGGCGCACATGGAGTCGCCGGTGCCCGATATGCTGAAGCTGCGCAAGCAAAATATGCCTAAAGATTGGCCTCAAAAGCAGCGCGACCGCGAAATGCGGGTGCCCGCCTGGTTGCTTGCTTTAGTTTATAAATGCCTGGAGAAAAAGCCAGAAAACCGTTATGCCAATGGCGATGAACTGCACGATGCTATTATTGAGAACAGCATTGCCGACATCCGCTGGGAGGAACCTGCCGAGGTAACTCCAACCGTTACCGAACAGGAGGCCAAAGCCGTTGTCGACGCTGGTTATGTGAATAATGAAGCGGACAGCAATATGATGCAGATATCCAAACCCGTGTTTTGGGGTTTGATGCTGTTGCTTATCGGTTTTATGAGCTTTACGGGCTATGCCTTGTTTAAAAACAAGTCGGGGCAAACAGACATGGTGGCTAAACTAAGGGCCGATTCGATACGGGTGGCCGATAGCCTGAACAACGAAAATAACAAGGCTTTAGCCGAGCAACAGCAAAAAGACAGGCGCGACTCGGCCATACGGGCTTCCATCAGGGCCGATATTGAGAAAAGGAAAAAGGAGATGGGCGAGGCCGATACCTCTACTGTCGACAGTTTGCAGGAGCAGCCGCCGCAATAA
- a CDS encoding class I SAM-dependent methyltransferase, whose amino-acid sequence MSLNLCPACNGALKPKYKLKFDIFKCRECGLYISDASFDHSFVSDMDNDMRAVGLEKLRITNFKFIADKIKQVFGTGIKNVKGLEIGCGNGWWLKTCREEGINCSGIEPERAFSPIYEANEYDVAYGFYPATKSDTQYDFIIMNDVFEHIPDVDSLTASLNADLKDGGYLIINIPMSDGFFSVTARLLNKLGVKSILNRMWQFDFHSPHYTYFNAANLNLLVSKHGFVKVNDFRLNTLDLGSTKERIVTDKKFNKLSADIMAGVLTLAMPVINAAKPDAKVFFFKKVATNNNAAGNRE is encoded by the coding sequence ATGTCATTGAATCTGTGTCCAGCCTGTAACGGCGCTCTTAAGCCTAAATACAAGTTAAAGTTCGATATTTTTAAATGCCGCGAATGCGGATTATACATTTCTGATGCCAGTTTTGATCATTCCTTTGTTTCCGACATGGATAATGATATGCGGGCGGTGGGATTGGAGAAATTGCGTATTACTAATTTTAAATTTATTGCCGATAAAATAAAACAGGTTTTCGGGACGGGTATAAAAAATGTTAAAGGGCTGGAAATTGGTTGCGGCAACGGGTGGTGGTTAAAAACCTGTCGCGAGGAGGGCATAAACTGTTCAGGGATTGAGCCGGAACGGGCGTTCAGCCCCATATACGAGGCCAATGAATATGATGTTGCTTACGGGTTTTACCCGGCTACAAAAAGCGATACCCAATACGATTTTATTATAATGAATGATGTTTTTGAACATATTCCTGACGTTGACAGCCTTACGGCTTCCTTAAACGCCGACTTAAAGGATGGGGGATACCTGATCATTAACATCCCCATGAGCGATGGCTTTTTTAGCGTAACCGCGCGTTTGTTAAATAAATTAGGTGTTAAAAGCATTTTAAACAGGATGTGGCAGTTTGATTTTCACAGCCCGCATTATACCTATTTTAACGCGGCTAACCTAAACCTGCTGGTTAGCAAACACGGTTTTGTAAAGGTGAACGATTTTAGGCTAAATACGCTGGATCTGGGCAGTACAAAAGAGCGGATAGTAACGGACAAAAAATTCAATAAATTAAGCGCTGATATCATGGCGGGGGTGCTTACCCTGGCTATGCCTGTTATTAACGCCGCAAAGCCTGATGCTAAAGTATTCTTTTTTAAAAAAGTGGCTACAAATAACAATGCAGCCGGCAACAGGGAATAG
- a CDS encoding ABC-F family ATP-binding cassette domain-containing protein yields MITVSNLSLRYGKRTLFEDVNLKFTQGNCYGIIGANGAGKSTFMKILSGEIDPTSGSVAFTPGERMAVLTQNHYAFDEFPVIETVMMGHKELYDVRQEKDAIYMKEDFTDADGERAGELENLFAEMDGWNAESNAATLLSNLGIKEDLHYKLLKELDGNQKVRVLLAQALFGSPDILLLDEPTNDLDIHTISWLEDFLAGYEAIVLVVSHDRHFLDTVCTHVVDIDFSKMTIYTGNYTFWYESSQLALKQRADQNKKMEDRVKELQEFIRRFSANASKSKQATSRKKALDKINLDEIKPSNRKYPGIIFNNQGREAGDQILQVEKLGKSSAGEVLFGDINFTVNKGDKIAILSQNSLATTAFYEILTGRDKDFKGEFKWGVTINIADIPMDNAEYFTGKDDNLIDWLREYSTGEKDDQFIRGFLGRMLFSGEEVMKKSNVLSGGEKMRCMFSRMMLQQANLLLFDEPTNHLDLESITALNNGMKDFRGTILFTSRDHELTSTVANRIIELTPGGIIDKLMTYDEYINSDAVEKQRAELYAMA; encoded by the coding sequence ATGATAACGGTATCTAATCTTTCCTTACGTTACGGCAAGCGCACTTTATTTGAGGATGTTAACCTGAAATTTACACAGGGTAACTGCTACGGCATTATCGGCGCTAACGGTGCGGGTAAATCTACTTTTATGAAGATCCTTTCGGGTGAGATTGACCCGACAAGCGGATCGGTAGCATTTACACCCGGCGAGCGTATGGCCGTATTGACACAGAATCACTACGCTTTCGACGAGTTCCCGGTGATTGAGACCGTGATGATGGGCCATAAAGAATTGTACGATGTGCGCCAGGAAAAGGATGCCATTTACATGAAAGAAGATTTTACCGATGCCGATGGCGAACGCGCCGGCGAACTGGAAAACCTTTTTGCCGAAATGGACGGCTGGAACGCGGAAAGCAATGCCGCTACCTTACTCAGCAACCTGGGCATTAAAGAAGACCTGCATTATAAACTGCTGAAAGAACTGGACGGTAACCAAAAGGTGCGTGTGTTATTAGCGCAGGCCCTGTTTGGCAGCCCTGATATACTACTGCTGGATGAGCCTACCAACGATTTGGATATCCACACCATCAGCTGGCTGGAAGATTTCCTGGCCGGATATGAGGCCATTGTACTGGTTGTATCGCACGACAGGCACTTCCTGGATACCGTTTGTACTCATGTGGTAGATATCGACTTTAGTAAGATGACCATTTACACCGGTAACTACACCTTCTGGTACGAATCGAGCCAGCTGGCTTTGAAACAACGTGCCGACCAGAACAAGAAGATGGAAGACCGTGTGAAGGAACTGCAGGAGTTCATCCGTCGCTTCAGCGCTAACGCTTCAAAATCTAAACAGGCTACCAGCCGTAAAAAAGCGCTGGATAAGATCAACCTCGACGAGATCAAACCATCAAACCGTAAATACCCGGGAATTATCTTCAACAACCAGGGCCGCGAGGCCGGCGACCAGATCTTGCAGGTTGAAAAACTGGGCAAATCATCAGCCGGCGAGGTGTTGTTTGGCGATATTAACTTCACGGTTAATAAAGGCGATAAGATCGCTATCCTGTCGCAAAACAGCCTGGCCACGACCGCCTTTTACGAAATTCTGACCGGTCGCGATAAAGATTTCAAGGGCGAATTTAAATGGGGAGTAACCATTAACATTGCCGATATCCCGATGGATAACGCTGAATATTTTACCGGTAAGGATGATAACCTGATCGACTGGCTGCGTGAGTACTCGACAGGAGAGAAGGACGACCAGTTTATCCGCGGCTTTTTGGGCCGTATGCTGTTCAGCGGTGAAGAGGTAATGAAGAAAAGCAATGTACTATCGGGCGGCGAGAAAATGCGCTGCATGTTTAGCCGAATGATGCTGCAGCAAGCCAACCTGCTGCTGTTTGATGAGCCAACCAACCACCTGGACCTGGAATCGATCACCGCGCTGAACAACGGCATGAAGGATTTCCGTGGTACCATCCTGTTCACTTCGCGAGATCATGAATTAACATCAACTGTAGCCAATCGTATTATCGAACTGACCCCCGGCGGTATCATCGATAAACTGATGACCTACGACGAATACATCAACAGCGACGCCGTAGAAAAGCAACGCGCCGAACTGTATGCCATGGCATAA
- a CDS encoding ABC-F family ATP-binding cassette domain-containing protein, translating into MINVNNISVSFGGTTLFSDVTFPINENDKIALMGKNGAGKSTILKIIAGVAKPTTGNVTGPKEAVIAYLPQHLLTEDKVTVFEETMKAFAEANRMQKELDEVNEQLNTRTDYESDEYMKLIERVSELSEKVYTIEDTNYEAEAEKVLKGLGFERSDFTRPTSEFSGGWRMRIELAKILLKKPDLILLDEPTNHMDIESIQWLEDFLVNSAKAVMVISHDRAFVDNITNRTIEVTMGRIYDYKAKYSHYLQLRADRRVHQLKAYEEQQRFIADNQEFIERFRGTYSKTLQVQSRVKMLEKLEIIEIDEVDTSALRLKFPPSPRSGQYPLIVEDLSKSYGDHVVFKNASMTIERGEKVAFVGKNGEGKSTMIKAIMDEIDFEGNLKVGHNARIGYFAQNQAALLDENLTVFDTIDQIPLSDGTLKIRDLLGAFMFSGDDTTKKVKVLSGGERTRLAMIKLLLEPVNLLILDEPTNHLDMKTKDIIKDALRDFDGTLILVSHDRDFLDGLVKKVFEFGNKRVREHFEDIKGFLAYKKMNSLKEIEQS; encoded by the coding sequence GTGATCAATGTAAATAATATTTCGGTTTCATTTGGCGGAACCACCCTGTTTAGCGATGTAACTTTCCCGATAAACGAGAACGACAAAATAGCGCTGATGGGGAAAAATGGCGCCGGCAAATCTACCATCCTTAAAATTATAGCCGGTGTGGCCAAACCCACTACCGGTAATGTAACCGGCCCTAAAGAGGCGGTCATCGCTTATTTACCGCAGCATTTGCTAACCGAAGACAAGGTTACCGTTTTTGAGGAAACCATGAAAGCCTTTGCCGAGGCCAACCGAATGCAAAAGGAACTGGATGAGGTGAACGAGCAGCTGAATACGCGAACTGATTACGAGAGCGACGAGTACATGAAGCTGATCGAGCGCGTATCGGAGCTGAGCGAGAAGGTTTATACTATTGAAGATACCAATTACGAAGCTGAGGCGGAAAAAGTACTGAAAGGATTGGGCTTTGAGCGCAGCGACTTCACCCGGCCAACCTCCGAATTTTCGGGCGGCTGGCGCATGCGCATCGAACTGGCAAAGATCCTGTTGAAGAAACCAGACCTTATTTTATTGGATGAGCCAACCAACCACATGGATATCGAAAGTATCCAATGGCTGGAAGATTTCCTGGTCAATTCGGCCAAGGCGGTAATGGTGATCTCGCACGACCGTGCTTTTGTAGATAACATCACTAACCGCACTATTGAAGTAACCATGGGCCGTATCTACGACTATAAAGCCAAATACAGCCATTACCTGCAACTGCGTGCCGACCGCCGTGTACACCAGTTGAAAGCTTACGAAGAGCAGCAACGCTTTATTGCGGATAACCAGGAATTTATCGAACGCTTCCGTGGGACTTATTCTAAAACCCTGCAGGTGCAATCGCGGGTTAAGATGCTGGAAAAACTGGAGATCATCGAGATTGACGAAGTGGATACCTCGGCCTTAAGATTGAAGTTCCCCCCTTCGCCGCGTTCGGGACAATATCCTTTAATTGTTGAAGACCTGAGTAAAAGCTACGGCGATCATGTGGTATTCAAAAATGCGTCCATGACTATCGAACGGGGCGAGAAAGTAGCCTTTGTAGGTAAAAACGGGGAAGGCAAGTCGACGATGATCAAAGCCATTATGGACGAGATCGATTTTGAAGGCAATTTAAAAGTAGGCCACAATGCCAGGATAGGGTACTTTGCCCAAAACCAGGCGGCCTTGCTGGATGAAAACCTGACCGTATTCGACACCATTGACCAGATCCCTTTAAGCGATGGCACACTTAAGATCAGGGACCTGTTAGGCGCGTTCATGTTCAGCGGCGATGACACGACAAAAAAAGTAAAGGTACTTTCGGGTGGGGAGCGTACCCGTTTAGCCATGATCAAGTTATTGTTAGAGCCTGTAAACCTGTTGATACTGGATGAGCCGACCAACCATTTGGATATGAAGACCAAAGACATTATTAAGGACGCGCTGCGCGACTTTGATGGTACACTGATCCTGGTATCGCACGATCGTGATTTCCTGGACGGGCTGGTTAAAAAAGTATTCGAGTTTGGGAACAAGCGGGTACGCGAACACTTTGAGGATATTAAAGGGTTCCTGGCCTACAAAAAAATGAATAGTTTAAAAGAGATAGAGCAAAGCTAA
- the pyrE gene encoding orotate phosphoribosyltransferase yields MFNKTETEQKVAEFLLQIKAIKLQPNNPFTWASGWKSPIYCDNRVTLSHPAIRTYIRQQLTQIVQDEFGSVGCIAGVATAGIPQGVLVAQELGLPFAYVRSKPKEHGTGSLIEGEIKTGERIVVIEDLISTGKSSLQAVEALRAAGHDVAGLAAIFSYGFDVADENFKKAKCRFVTLSNYNALLKFAEEGQYILPDDVELLKKWREDPENWGR; encoded by the coding sequence ATGTTTAATAAAACTGAGACTGAACAAAAAGTAGCCGAGTTTCTGCTGCAAATTAAAGCAATTAAATTACAACCTAATAATCCTTTTACATGGGCATCGGGTTGGAAATCGCCTATATATTGCGATAACCGGGTAACGCTTTCGCATCCGGCCATCCGTACCTACATCAGGCAACAGCTTACGCAAATTGTGCAGGATGAGTTTGGTTCGGTTGGTTGTATTGCTGGTGTAGCTACGGCCGGTATACCGCAAGGCGTATTGGTAGCGCAGGAACTGGGATTGCCTTTTGCTTACGTACGGTCTAAACCTAAAGAGCATGGTACCGGCAGCCTTATTGAAGGCGAAATTAAAACCGGCGAACGTATTGTGGTGATCGAAGACCTGATATCGACCGGAAAAAGCAGTTTGCAGGCCGTTGAAGCCCTGCGTGCCGCCGGGCATGATGTGGCAGGTTTGGCAGCGATATTTAGCTATGGCTTTGACGTTGCCGACGAGAACTTTAAAAAAGCCAAATGCCGCTTTGTTACATTATCAAATTATAATGCCCTTTTAAAATTTGCCGAAGAAGGCCAGTATATACTGCCCGATGATGTGGAACTGCTAAAGAAGTGGCGCGAAGACCCGGAGAACTGGGGCAGATAA